From Nonlabens sp. Ci31, the proteins below share one genomic window:
- a CDS encoding DUF3050 domain-containing protein produces MNENSISIHISDVRKRLLHHELYSQIKTDQDLRTFMSSHVYAVWDFMSLLKALQNSLTCTSTPWMPKGNPDLRYLINEIVLAEETDRDQHGNRLSHYEMYLNAMNAAGVSTDKAQNNITALSQSNQILEEIDCSTLASHIKQFLTSTFTIINRGKDHEIAAAFTYGREDLIPEMFTEILSGLATTKIETDLEPITYYFERHIELDGDEHGPMSHKMVALLCGDDEVKWQEAAQVSKEALESRITLFDGILKQINSSALELV; encoded by the coding sequence CGATTATTGCATCATGAACTCTACTCTCAAATAAAAACGGACCAAGACCTAAGGACTTTTATGTCTTCTCATGTCTATGCTGTTTGGGACTTTATGTCGCTCTTAAAAGCCTTACAAAATTCACTTACCTGCACCTCTACCCCATGGATGCCCAAAGGAAATCCAGACCTGAGATACCTCATCAATGAGATCGTACTCGCTGAAGAAACAGATAGGGATCAACATGGCAACAGGTTGAGCCATTATGAAATGTACCTCAATGCCATGAATGCCGCAGGAGTTTCTACGGACAAAGCCCAAAATAATATTACAGCATTATCTCAGTCCAATCAAATCCTGGAAGAAATTGACTGCTCCACATTAGCTTCACATATCAAACAGTTCTTGACATCCACCTTTACCATCATTAACAGAGGAAAAGATCACGAGATTGCAGCCGCTTTTACTTATGGTAGAGAAGACTTGATTCCTGAAATGTTTACAGAGATTCTTAGCGGATTAGCAACAACAAAAATAGAAACTGATCTGGAACCGATTACCTACTATTTTGAAAGACATATTGAATTAGACGGCGATGAGCACGGACCTATGTCACATAAAATGGTGGCCTTGCTCTGTGGAGATGATGAGGTAAAATGGCAAGAAGCAGCTCAAGTTTCTAAAGAGGCCCTAGAGTCTAGAATTACATTATTTGACGGTATCTTAAAACAAATCAATTCGTCAGCATTAGAATTGGTTTAA
- a CDS encoding NifU family protein: MTGAELTAAIEAGLQEIRPFLQRDKGDIELVSIEQDKFVKVRLLGTCVGCHVNQMTLKSGVELTIKKHAPQIETVIDISGETLEEDNRDPIEL, translated from the coding sequence ATGACTGGAGCAGAGCTGACAGCGGCGATAGAAGCAGGATTACAAGAGATCAGACCTTTTTTACAAAGAGATAAAGGAGATATAGAACTGGTTTCTATAGAGCAAGATAAGTTTGTAAAAGTTCGTTTACTAGGTACTTGTGTAGGTTGTCATGTCAATCAAATGACCCTTAAATCTGGTGTGGAACTCACCATCAAAAAACACGCGCCGCAAATTGAAACCGTCATAGATATTTCAGGGGAAACTTTAGAAGAAGATAACAGAGATCCTATAGAGCTGTAA
- a CDS encoding Mrp/NBP35 family ATP-binding protein: protein MKIEKKDVFKALETISVPGEGKNMVESGAIKNVLVFGDEVVVDVTINNHSLQAKKKTEVSILQAIHKEVYAKAQIKVNLKVEAPETADKKPEIKGKAIPGIDNIIAVASGKGGVGKSTVTANIAVTLAKMGFKVGLLDADIYGPSSTIMFDIVNEKPLSVNVDGKSKMKPVESYGVKILSIGFFTQPDQAVVWRGPMASKALNQMIFDAAWGELDFLVVDLPPGTGDIHLSIMQSLPLTGAVVVSTPQTVALADARKGVAMFQQESINVPVLGIIENMAYFSPPELPENKYHIFGKDGARNLAEDLDIPFLGELPLIQSIREAGDAGRPAAMQEGTDIEKAFIEITKKVVSETVRRNDALPPTQAIKITTMAGCSAVNKK from the coding sequence ATGAAAATAGAAAAGAAAGACGTTTTTAAAGCATTGGAAACCATTTCGGTTCCAGGTGAAGGAAAAAACATGGTAGAAAGCGGTGCGATTAAAAATGTACTTGTTTTTGGAGATGAGGTAGTAGTGGATGTAACGATCAATAACCATAGTCTACAAGCAAAGAAAAAAACAGAGGTTTCCATCTTACAGGCGATTCATAAAGAAGTGTATGCAAAAGCACAGATCAAGGTGAACCTTAAAGTAGAAGCGCCAGAAACGGCCGATAAGAAACCAGAGATCAAAGGAAAAGCGATTCCAGGTATTGATAATATTATTGCAGTAGCATCTGGTAAAGGTGGGGTAGGTAAATCTACTGTTACAGCAAATATTGCGGTAACTCTTGCAAAAATGGGTTTTAAAGTAGGTCTTCTGGATGCAGATATTTACGGTCCAAGTTCTACTATCATGTTTGATATCGTTAATGAAAAACCGCTGTCTGTAAATGTCGATGGTAAATCAAAGATGAAGCCAGTCGAAAGTTATGGAGTAAAAATACTTTCTATAGGTTTCTTTACACAACCAGATCAGGCAGTTGTATGGCGAGGTCCTATGGCATCAAAAGCATTGAATCAAATGATTTTTGATGCGGCTTGGGGAGAGCTTGACTTTTTAGTTGTTGACTTGCCACCAGGAACAGGAGATATTCACTTAAGTATTATGCAGTCCTTGCCTTTAACGGGTGCGGTAGTAGTTTCTACACCTCAAACGGTGGCACTGGCTGATGCGCGTAAAGGAGTAGCGATGTTCCAACAAGAAAGTATCAATGTTCCTGTTTTAGGAATCATTGAGAACATGGCTTATTTCTCACCGCCAGAATTACCAGAAAATAAGTACCATATTTTTGGTAAAGACGGGGCGAGAAATCTCGCTGAAGATTTAGACATTCCATTTTTAGGTGAATTGCCATTGATACAATCAATAAGGGAAGCTGGAGATGCAGGGCGACCAGCAGCGATGCAGGAGGGAACAGACATAGAAAAAGCATTTATTGAAATCACTAAAAAAGTAGTTTCAGAAACGGTGCGTAGAAACGATGCCTTGCCACCTACACAAGCAATTAAAATTACAACTATGGCAGGGTGTAGTGCTGTAAATAAAAAATAA
- a CDS encoding GreA/GreB family elongation factor, producing the protein MSRGFVREGDQEEPVVIPQRAVLPDNVINYVTPSGMNQLREELNSLEKDFAGIAVEDEKERRREQTLVLGKIKLLKERMNSARPILLEEQPQDEIRFGATVKVKNLELKTHQVLTITGVDEANVAQGKIAFTTPIARAVIGAKVGDTVDFKLGHENRPLRIEDIQYGSGT; encoded by the coding sequence ATGAGTAGAGGTTTTGTAAGAGAAGGAGATCAAGAAGAGCCAGTAGTTATACCGCAGCGAGCAGTATTGCCTGATAACGTGATTAATTATGTCACGCCCAGCGGCATGAACCAATTAAGAGAAGAACTAAATAGCTTAGAAAAAGATTTTGCAGGAATAGCGGTAGAAGATGAGAAGGAAAGAAGACGCGAACAAACGCTAGTTCTTGGAAAGATAAAATTACTCAAAGAGCGAATGAATTCTGCTCGTCCCATTCTTTTAGAAGAGCAGCCGCAAGATGAAATACGTTTTGGCGCCACTGTAAAGGTTAAAAATTTAGAGCTAAAGACACATCAGGTGCTGACCATTACAGGAGTAGATGAAGCAAATGTAGCTCAGGGTAAAATAGCTTTTACTACGCCTATCGCTCGAGCGGTCATAGGCGCAAAAGTAGGAGATACCGTAGACTTCAAATTAGGACACGAGAATAGGCCGTTACGCATAGAAGACATCCAATACGGAAGCGGTACTTAA
- a CDS encoding DUF2237 family protein codes for MSQTTEKSTALNVLGTALESCCNDPMTGYWRDGFCRTANEDQGTHVVCAVMTEEFLAYTKSKGNDLTRAIPAYQFPGLKAGDKWCLCILRWLEAEKAGVAPKVALASTDDKALEYTTLEMLKKYKVDE; via the coding sequence ATGTCACAAACTACTGAAAAATCCACTGCTTTAAACGTGCTTGGCACGGCATTAGAATCTTGCTGCAATGATCCTATGACTGGTTATTGGAGGGATGGTTTTTGTCGTACAGCAAATGAAGATCAAGGCACTCACGTGGTTTGTGCAGTCATGACCGAGGAATTTCTAGCGTACACAAAATCAAAAGGGAATGACCTTACCCGAGCTATTCCTGCTTACCAGTTTCCGGGTTTAAAGGCGGGAGATAAGTGGTGCTTGTGCATTTTAAGATGGTTAGAAGCTGAAAAAGCTGGTGTTGCTCCAAAGGTTGCACTTGCTTCTACAGATGACAAAGCGCTAGAGTATACGACTCTAGAAATGTTGAAGAAATACAAGGTAGATGAGTAG
- a CDS encoding alpha/beta hydrolase family protein, producing MKTTLHITFWIIVLLSSLVSNAQEFEGSWTGGIQGMPLVFEISNTDGVYTANMQSPMQSKSFLPMDTTTVQGNKITLILNAYKIKYAGELKGDKVMGTFTQGSFSGELNLEKKAYEEVKPNRPQEPKAPFPYKVEEVLFTNAKANNIKLAGTLTLPSEVKNPPVAILISGSGPQDRNEEIVGHKPFLVLADYLTRNGIAVLRYDDRGVAQSEGIHKDATSADFATDVEAAVNYLNTRKDINKKQIGLIGHSEGGLIAPIVIANNKKEVAFFVSLAGPGLRGDQVLLPQMRKGAELKGAPEKEVNFEINLMDQVFQKIIVSKNATNEDLQQELKIMMTAAATKAPDALQAKYSESYITEVSKQFAGSWMRFFLTYDPATNLEKVSCPVLAINGSLDYQVIPEINLSGMKSAFAKAGNKEVTLKTLPGLNHLFQNATTGSGLEYEQIEETFDPATLQLIASWIKERFN from the coding sequence ATGAAAACAACACTCCACATCACTTTTTGGATCATAGTTCTACTAAGTTCCCTAGTATCAAACGCACAAGAATTTGAAGGTTCTTGGACAGGAGGAATTCAAGGCATGCCACTCGTGTTTGAAATCTCCAATACGGATGGTGTGTATACCGCAAACATGCAAAGTCCCATGCAGTCTAAAAGTTTTCTTCCGATGGACACCACAACGGTACAAGGAAATAAAATTACTTTAATTCTCAATGCGTATAAAATTAAATATGCAGGCGAGTTAAAGGGTGATAAAGTAATGGGAACTTTTACCCAAGGAAGCTTTTCTGGAGAGCTGAATTTAGAGAAGAAAGCCTATGAAGAAGTAAAACCCAACAGGCCTCAAGAACCTAAAGCCCCTTTTCCTTATAAGGTGGAAGAAGTCTTATTTACCAATGCAAAAGCAAACAACATCAAATTAGCAGGAACATTAACCTTGCCTAGCGAGGTAAAGAATCCGCCGGTGGCGATTTTGATTTCTGGCTCTGGACCTCAAGATAGAAATGAAGAAATAGTAGGCCACAAACCCTTTTTAGTGCTTGCCGACTATTTAACCAGAAACGGAATAGCCGTGTTGAGGTATGATGATCGTGGTGTGGCGCAATCTGAGGGAATACATAAAGATGCCACTAGTGCTGACTTTGCTACTGACGTAGAAGCTGCGGTGAACTATCTCAATACTCGTAAGGATATCAATAAAAAACAAATAGGACTTATAGGACATAGTGAAGGTGGTTTGATTGCTCCTATAGTAATTGCAAACAATAAAAAGGAGGTAGCGTTCTTTGTCTCACTTGCAGGACCAGGTTTACGAGGTGATCAAGTCCTCTTACCACAAATGAGAAAAGGAGCCGAGCTTAAAGGTGCACCAGAAAAGGAGGTGAATTTTGAAATAAACTTAATGGATCAAGTATTTCAGAAGATTATAGTTTCTAAAAATGCTACAAACGAAGACCTTCAGCAAGAACTTAAAATAATGATGACCGCTGCAGCAACTAAAGCACCAGATGCCTTACAGGCTAAATATTCTGAATCCTATATAACAGAGGTAAGCAAGCAATTTGCTGGTAGCTGGATGCGTTTCTTTTTAACTTATGATCCTGCTACTAATTTGGAAAAAGTAAGTTGTCCAGTTTTGGCGATTAATGGTTCGTTAGATTATCAAGTAATCCCTGAAATCAACTTATCTGGTATGAAATCCGCTTTCGCGAAAGCGGGAAACAAAGAGGTAACTTTAAAAACATTACCAGGTCTGAACCATTTATTTCAAAATGCAACAACTGGCAGTGGCTTAGAATACGAGCAGATAGAAGAAACCTTTGATCCAGCAACCTTGCAACTTATAGCAAGCTGGATAAAAGAACGGTTTAATTAA
- a CDS encoding T9SS type A sorting domain-containing protein, translating into MNGLDSGHVRIYSYVNNSWQQLGADIDGEAAGDYSGESVSLSSDGTIVAIGAIYNDGNGSDSGHVRIYNFVNNSWQQLGADIDGEAATDSSGYPVSLSSDGSIVAIGAIYNDENGLDSGHVRIYSYVNNSWQQLGADIDGEAAGDYSGFSVSLSGDGATLIIGAITNIGNGSASAGHARVFKLVAEAEISAATDYVCAAGDAIIFNIELLINDHTELKIYDTDPSVCMPIAIATIPLVAGTTSYSYTATVSANTTYYARGEGGATLGEASSLSINVGDTVAPVPDTLVLTDFSNCTSTVQLTDLTIPTASDVCDGAITATTNAVFPITTDTTITWSYTDAANNTTTQDQIITLDTAGPVISTQSITVNAGISLNAGMLTTAATDNCTDAANLTYSFSPASFDCSQLGLLATENQVHQFSQVFAGNQNYGGTLGEDLTVLAGQNLTITQLGVFDDNDDGIIGPIYIDIYDKSTQTKIPGTNMVFTGGSDEVLKNGYRFKPLATPLVLPNGNYMVVAYGFSDNDKNGNSNPALSGGLPITYSRDSGNSIFSMGIRFNAGVDQYPGNTSQNSDFFAGGTFLYVADAPSISVQLHASIPADGDFSGNQDWAGTVGGNFTLTEPVTIDKLGVFDDGINGRQSAGVFTVALLQNQSGTRVNIAELTIGQNDGDIIQGYLFKALPTPIVIPAGEYTIAAHGFNSQDRNSNTVNVSFNRSNISNNTSNGLFIMGSSQFDVAATTPIVYPTLSGTSLPNGYPAATLSYKLISQPLVTVTDAAGNSTTAPLLVTVVDAIAPVITLNGNAVEEAILGVPFIDSGTTITDNCDATVLTAVVAGDVVDVNTAGSYTITYNFTDVNSNAATEVTRTVNVTKTYVYESGAWTPNDPSHAGDLANFDDNVIIREDVTIPSNFRANNLTIETGATLTLGANVEVLIDNNINALGTLEASNSRWIAYGQTAANTWDIANANIGVLDLANATLSITGTYRINESIFNDDTASTSVLNITGASVTLGSTATRTALIDGSQLTVIGDLTVEQYYKDRRAFRFVSSPVTTTTSIYENWQENGNLPVGYGTHITGNNGANGFDVTGSNNPSMFGWDNINQTFSPPSGTNDATDVLVAGQYARLLIRGDRNIDLTSNLSSGSTTLRTKGQLLNVNYTLPSIASTDGNFIIVGNPYQSKLPLGNELNKLFNLAATNINAVKSSFYFVWDPMANTRGAYRTYGRQLNQMIGATPANSDYDEAGFLQPGQSAFMVASGVSAASFVLSRPSNAITPPPTSIAVVPQGELKISLYETSQFAQGSGSIDGMLVRFENAANNGVDTNDAIKFSNLDENLGRLHTDGSILSVESRGIPQHGELLPLELNNYRQQNYTLEFAPVGFMAKQAILKDNYTNTLTDLDNNQNTVYSYSVDPSDALSIAANRFEVLFEDVTLSVGDDLAFAEAIAIYPNPVVGTEFFINFANQAGVKSVTLYNSLGQKVNSYTTSEIGEYQVNTEALATGIYLLQIEKGDSKFVSQLIVK; encoded by the coding sequence TAGTGATGGGACTATAGTAGCTATAGGTGCGATATATAATGATGGGAATGGAAGTGACTCTGGTCATGTAAGGATCTATAATTTTGTAAACAATAGCTGGCAACAACTAGGTGCAGATATTGATGGTGAGGCGGCAACAGATAGTTCAGGTTATCCTGTAAGTTTAAGTAGTGATGGAAGTATTGTGGCAATTGGTGCGATATATAATGATGAGAATGGACTTGATTCTGGTCATGTAAGGATTTATAGTTATGTAAACAATAGCTGGCAACAACTAGGTGCAGATATTGATGGTGAGGCGGCAGGTGATTATTCAGGTTTTTCTGTAAGCTTAAGCGGTGATGGAGCTACCCTTATAATAGGAGCGATAACTAACATCGGAAATGGAAGTGCTTCTGCTGGCCATGCACGCGTTTTTAAGTTGGTGGCAGAGGCTGAGATTAGTGCAGCAACTGATTATGTATGTGCTGCTGGTGATGCTATTATTTTTAACATAGAGCTGTTAATAAATGATCACACAGAATTAAAAATTTATGATACAGACCCTAGTGTATGCATGCCCATTGCTATTGCAACTATTCCATTAGTAGCTGGAACGACTAGTTATTCTTATACCGCAACAGTAAGCGCAAACACCACTTATTATGCAAGAGGTGAAGGTGGTGCAACACTTGGTGAAGCTTCTAGTTTATCTATAAATGTAGGAGATACAGTTGCTCCAGTACCAGATACTCTTGTACTTACTGACTTTTCAAATTGTACGAGTACGGTTCAATTAACTGATCTGACTATTCCTACGGCAAGCGATGTTTGTGATGGAGCAATAACGGCTACTACAAATGCTGTCTTTCCTATTACAACAGACACTACCATTACATGGAGTTACACAGACGCTGCAAATAATACGACAACACAAGATCAAATCATTACATTAGATACAGCAGGTCCAGTAATTTCTACCCAAAGCATTACCGTAAATGCAGGGATCTCATTAAATGCTGGTATGTTAACCACAGCTGCCACAGATAATTGTACCGATGCCGCAAACTTGACCTATAGTTTTAGTCCAGCTAGTTTTGATTGTAGTCAGCTAGGTCTATTAGCGACAGAAAATCAAGTACACCAGTTCTCACAGGTATTTGCTGGTAATCAAAATTACGGCGGTACGCTAGGTGAAGATTTAACCGTTTTAGCAGGACAAAACCTTACTATTACTCAATTAGGAGTTTTTGATGATAATGATGATGGGATAATAGGACCTATTTACATTGATATTTATGATAAAAGCACACAAACAAAAATACCTGGAACTAATATGGTATTTACTGGTGGCAGTGATGAAGTGTTAAAAAATGGATATAGATTTAAGCCTTTAGCCACTCCATTAGTGTTACCTAATGGTAATTACATGGTGGTCGCTTATGGTTTTTCTGACAATGATAAAAATGGTAATAGTAATCCAGCACTTAGCGGTGGACTACCAATTACCTATTCTAGAGATTCAGGAAATAGTATTTTCAGCATGGGTATACGATTTAATGCAGGTGTAGATCAGTATCCTGGTAACACATCTCAAAATAGCGATTTCTTTGCTGGAGGTACTTTCTTGTACGTTGCAGATGCGCCTTCTATCTCTGTACAGCTGCATGCTAGCATACCTGCTGATGGTGATTTTTCTGGTAATCAAGATTGGGCCGGAACGGTAGGTGGTAATTTTACACTTACAGAACCTGTAACAATTGATAAATTAGGAGTTTTTGATGACGGTATAAATGGTAGACAGTCAGCAGGAGTTTTTACGGTTGCGTTATTGCAAAATCAAAGTGGGACTAGAGTAAACATTGCAGAGCTTACTATCGGTCAGAATGACGGTGATATAATCCAAGGCTATCTATTCAAAGCATTACCTACACCTATAGTTATCCCAGCTGGTGAATATACGATTGCAGCTCATGGTTTTAATTCGCAAGATCGCAATAGCAACACTGTTAATGTATCTTTTAATCGAAGTAATATTAGCAATAATACGTCTAATGGCTTGTTCATTATGGGTAGTTCTCAATTTGATGTTGCTGCAACAACACCTATAGTTTATCCTACATTATCAGGAACAAGCTTACCTAATGGTTATCCTGCGGCAACCTTGTCCTATAAACTTATTAGTCAACCATTAGTGACAGTAACAGATGCTGCTGGTAATTCTACTACAGCTCCTTTATTAGTTACTGTGGTAGATGCAATCGCACCAGTAATTACCCTTAACGGTAATGCGGTAGAAGAAGCTATTTTAGGAGTTCCTTTTATAGATTCAGGAACTACTATTACAGATAATTGTGACGCAACTGTTTTAACTGCTGTTGTAGCGGGTGATGTGGTAGATGTAAATACTGCAGGAAGTTATACGATCACTTATAATTTTACCGATGTAAATAGCAATGCTGCCACAGAGGTAACACGTACCGTGAATGTTACGAAAACGTATGTATATGAAAGTGGCGCTTGGACACCTAATGATCCAAGCCATGCGGGCGACCTAGCAAATTTTGATGATAATGTGATCATAAGAGAAGACGTGACTATTCCGAGCAATTTTAGAGCAAACAACCTGACAATAGAAACAGGAGCTACACTTACTTTGGGTGCAAATGTGGAGGTGTTGATCGATAACAATATAAACGCATTAGGAACTCTGGAAGCCAGTAATTCTAGATGGATCGCTTATGGACAGACCGCTGCAAATACTTGGGACATTGCAAATGCTAACATAGGTGTCTTAGACCTAGCAAATGCAACTCTAAGTATTACAGGAACTTATAGAATCAACGAGTCTATCTTTAATGATGACACCGCAAGTACATCAGTTCTTAATATCACAGGAGCTAGCGTCACTTTAGGTAGTACAGCAACTAGAACCGCACTTATCGATGGATCGCAACTTACAGTAATAGGTGACTTGACTGTTGAGCAATACTACAAAGACCGTAGAGCTTTTAGGTTTGTAAGTTCGCCAGTGACTACTACCACTAGCATTTATGAGAATTGGCAAGAAAATGGTAATTTACCAGTAGGTTATGGTACGCATATTACTGGAAATAATGGTGCAAATGGTTTTGATGTTACAGGATCAAATAATCCTTCTATGTTCGGTTGGGATAACATCAACCAGACGTTTAGCCCTCCATCAGGTACTAATGATGCAACAGATGTTCTTGTGGCTGGTCAGTATGCAAGATTATTGATAAGAGGAGATCGTAATATAGACCTCACATCTAACCTAAGTAGTGGTTCCACAACTTTAAGAACCAAAGGGCAATTATTAAACGTAAATTATACGTTGCCTAGTATAGCTTCAACAGACGGTAATTTTATAATAGTAGGTAATCCATATCAAAGCAAATTACCTTTAGGAAACGAGCTCAATAAATTATTTAATCTTGCCGCGACTAATATCAATGCCGTAAAATCTAGTTTCTATTTTGTTTGGGATCCTATGGCAAATACTCGTGGCGCTTACCGTACGTATGGAAGGCAGCTCAATCAAATGATAGGAGCAACTCCAGCAAATTCTGATTATGACGAAGCAGGATTTTTACAGCCGGGACAGTCTGCCTTTATGGTAGCCTCTGGAGTTTCAGCAGCTAGTTTTGTTTTATCTAGACCTTCTAATGCCATAACACCACCACCAACGAGTATAGCAGTAGTGCCTCAAGGCGAGTTAAAGATCTCTTTATACGAGACCAGTCAATTTGCACAAGGATCGGGTTCCATAGATGGAATGTTAGTAAGGTTTGAAAACGCTGCTAATAATGGAGTGGATACTAATGATGCGATTAAATTTAGCAATCTAGATGAAAATTTGGGACGATTGCATACTGATGGTTCTATTTTAAGTGTAGAAAGTAGAGGTATTCCACAACATGGGGAACTACTACCCCTAGAATTAAACAATTACAGACAGCAAAATTACACCTTAGAATTTGCTCCAGTAGGTTTTATGGCAAAACAAGCTATTTTAAAGGATAATTATACCAACACACTTACTGATTTGGATAACAATCAAAACACGGTTTATAGTTATAGTGTTGATCCTAGCGATGCATTAAGCATAGCAGCAAATAGATTTGAAGTACTATTTGAAGATGTTACCTTAAGTGTTGGTGATGATCTCGCTTTCGCAGAAGCGATAGCCATATACCCTAATCCAGTTGTAGGAACTGAATTTTTTATCAATTTTGCAAATCAAGCAGGAGTAAAGTCGGTAACTTTATACAATTCATTGGGTCAGAAAGTAAACAGTTATACTACTTCTGAAATAGGAGAATACCAGGTGAACACGGAAGCCTTAGCAACTGGTATATACTTACTACAGATTGAGAAAGGCGATTCAAAATTTGTATCTCAACTCATTGTGAAATAA